The Apium graveolens cultivar Ventura chromosome 6, ASM990537v1, whole genome shotgun sequence genome contains a region encoding:
- the LOC141667356 gene encoding universal stress protein PHOS32 → MDIVAEDVEVFEWSEIKLPELRAEPELERETGERRRGRDILIAVDHGPNSKHAFDWAIVHLCRLADTIHLVHAVSSLKNEIVYVATQTLMEKLAVEALEVAMVETKARIVEGDAGKAICKEAERLKPAAVVLGTRGRSLLRSVVQGSVSEHCFHHCKSAPVIIVPGKEAGEESVI, encoded by the exons ATGGACATAGTTGCCGAAGACGTAGAAGTGTTCGAGTGGTCGGAGATTAAGCTACCGGAGCTAAGAGCTGAGCCGGAGCTAGAGAGAGAAACCGGCGAGCGCCGCCGTGGTAGAGACATACTTATTGCTGTAGATCATGGTCCTAACAGTAAACACGCTTTTGATTGGGCTATTGTTCATCTCTGTCGTCTCGCTGACACTATTCATCTCGTTCATGCTGTTTCTA GTTTGAAGAACGAGATTGTGTATGTGGCAACACAAACACTTATGGAGAAGCTTGCGGTCGAGGCTTTGGAGGTTGCTATG GTGGAAACAAAGGCCCGCATTGTGGAGGGAGATGCAGGTAAAGCAATTTGCAAGGAAGCAGAGAGGTTGAAGCCTGCAGCGGTAGTTCTAGGAACCAGAGGCAGAAGCTTATTACGAAG TGTTGTGCAGGGAAGTGTGAGTGAGCACTGTTTTCACCATTGTAAATCTGCCCCAGTTATTATTGTTCCTGGAAAAG AAGCTGGTGAAGAATCTGTGATTTAA
- the LOC141668488 gene encoding transcription factor bHLH63-like, producing the protein MNALPEMLQWLNSSANGTDFSKLQRQQARMNRQQQQNQSFISGNDQHAMHSIPEAEAAQFQSLMNGDPVLSRFGNRAVKPDPGMETEWPLYGKMSGDDHLGLGACGYGNVSGVELNYAISRTTSCPPVVAAAAIPEAAGSFNKGRAPSLLGQRSSTMGTESFKKRKADDNDDQKGQFQIAEERSMNEKKSKGCTEETDSKITDQNSNKSSKKHSSCNNKGTSNDTTNENSKNSEVKKPDYIHVRARRGQATDSHSLAERVRREKISERMKYLQDLVPGCNKITGKAGMLDEIINYVQSLQKQVEFLSMKLSTVNPRLDVNVDNLFTEKMFPACTSNFPTMGLLPEVVTPPYLQCNQLQQVATCSGLDLDTNAANIALKRTTSAPVSITETFFNPSCFNQLQHSDTWDLELQNLYNAEFQQGRSTNYPSQLFTGSIDGNNLRMEM; encoded by the exons ATGAATGCCTTACCAGAGATGCTTCAATGGCTTAACTCGTCCGCTAATGGAACTGACTTCAGTAAGCTTCAACGCCAACAAGCCCGAATGAACCGGCAACAACAACAAAATCAAAGTTTTATCAGTGGAAATGATCAGCATGCTATGCATTCTATACCTGAAGCTGAAGCTGCACAGTTTCAGTCATTGATGAATGGTGACCCGGTTCTTAGCAGGTTTGGGAACAGAGCGGTGAAGCCTGATCCAGGAATGGAAACTGAGTGGCCGCTTTATGGAAAGATGAGTGGAGATGATCATTTGGGATTAGGAGCTTGTGGATATGGAAATGTCAGTGGAGTTGAGTTGAATTATGCAATTTCAAGGACTACTAGTTGCCCACCGGTAGTTGCAGCTGCTGCAATACCAGAGGCCGCGGGTAGCTTTAATAAAGGGAGAGCGCCAAGTTTGCTGGGACAAAGGAGCTCTACAATGGGAACAGAGAGTTTCAAGAAGCGGAAGGCTGATGATAATGATGACCAAAAG GGGCAGTTTCAGATAGCTGAAGAACGGAGCATGAATGAAAAGAAGAGCAAAGGATGTACTGAAGAGACAGATTCGAAGATAACAGACCAGAACAGCAACAAAAGTAGCAAAAAACATAGCAGTTGTAATAACAAAGGAACATCTAACGATACTACAAACGAGAATTCCAAGAATTCTGAGGTTAAGAAGCCTGACTACATTCATGTCCGTGCACGTCGTGGTCAAGCAACAGACAGCCACAGCTTAGCTGAAAGA GTCAGGCGGGAAAAAATCAGTGAGAGGATGAAATATCTGCAAGATTTAGTACCAGGTTGCAATAAGATTACAGGAAAAGCAGGAATGCTGGATGAAATAATCAATTATGTGCAATCTCTGCAAAAACAAGTAGAG TTTCTATCGATGAAATTATCTACTGTCAATCCGAGACTTGACGTCAACGTTGATAATCTCTTCACTGAAAAG ATGTTTCCTGCTTGTACATCTAATTTCCCCACCATGGGGCTATTGCCAGAAGTAGTTACTCCACCATATCTTCAGTGCAATCAACTACAACAAGTCGCTACATGTTCTGGACTTGATCTGGACACAAACGCTGCTAATATTGCACTTAAGAGAACAACTAGCGCGCCTGTATCCATAACAGAAACATTTTTCAATCCTTCCTGTTTCAAC CAATTACAACACTCCGATACTTGGGACCTGGAGCTGCAAAATCTGTACAATGCAGAATTTCAACAAGGAAGATCAACAAATTATCCATCTCAACTATTCACAG GTTCCATTGACGGCAACAATCTACGGATGGAGATGTGA